The Deltaproteobacteria bacterium DNA window GTGGAAGGGCTCGAGGGCGCCGGAGCGGACCGCTGGTTTGCAATGATGGAGAGGGCCCTGGACCTTGCCCTGCGGGACGCCGGGCTATGGGGCGAGAAGGGGGAGCTTGCAGGGGCGGCCCTCGTGGTGGGCACGGTCCTCGGCGGCGTACTCCACGGCGAGCGGGTCTGGCGCGAGGGGAGAAGGGAGCCGCCGCCCGGCTATAGCCTCCACAGCGGCGCAAAGAGGCTCGCCGCGGACTTCGGCATCGGCGGGCCGGTGACCACCGTCTCCACGGCCTGCGCCTCCGGGACCGACGCCCTGGGACTCGCCTATCGGCTCGTGGCCGACGGAGCCGTCGAGACGGCAGTGGCCGGCGGGGCCGACGCGCTCTGCGAGTTCGCCCTGAGCGGCTTCAGCGCCCTCGGCGCCCTCTCGCCCACCGGCGTGGCCAGGCCCTTTGCGGCCGGCCGCGACGGACTCGTGCTCGGCGAGGGCGCGGCCTTCCTGGTCCTCCAGGACGGCCGGCGCGCCGGGGAGCGCGGCGCGCCGGTGTACGGACGGGTCCGCGGCTACGCCTCCCGGAGCGACGCAAACCACATGACCGCCCCCGACCGCGAGGGACGGGGCCTTGCGCGGGCCATGGAGGCCGCGCTGGCCGAGGCGGGGGTGCGGCGGGTCGACTACATAAACGCCCACGGCACGGGCACCCCCTACAACGACGCCATGGAGACCAGGGCCATAAAGAGGGTCTTCGGCCCCGCGGCATACGACATACCGGTAAGCTCGGTGAAGGGCGCCGTGGGGCACAGCTTCGGCGGCGCCGGCGCCATGGAGGCCGCAATCTGCCTCCTCGCCATGAAAGACGGCGTACTCCCTCCCACCATAAACCTCGACCGGCCCGACCCGGAGTGCGACCTCGACTACGTGGCCCGAGGGGCCAGAGACAGGGCCGTACGGACGGCCATGAGCCTGTCGGCAGGTTTCGGCGGACAAAACGGCGTCGTCGTCTTCGACAGCGGTCCCGTCCATCGAAGCCCGGGCACAAAGGTCTGAAGAGCCCCGCCCTTGCGCCCCCCTTCCTCCCCGCTTCCCCCCCAGGACCGGGGTCCGTTTACAAATTCGAGCCCCGGGGCTATAATGCTACAAGGAAGCTCTGATTAATCGCTCCGGCGGAAACTTTCTGTAGAAGGGCCATAGGCCCACGTTTCCCCCCTGCCCCATCGTATGTTCTTCGGATCTTCGGCCGTACCGGGGCTTCGGCCCGCAAAGGCGTAACAACCCCGCCTGGCGCGGGCCGAACCCCCGGTACAAGCCCCCGAAGCGGCCGGCGCGGGCAGTCCTGGGGAAACTTTATAGCGCAACGTCAGAGCCTCTCCAAAGGATTTTGCCGTAGTCTCGGGGCCAGCGCCATTGGAAACGCACATCGGCAAGAGACAGTGGACCATCTCCGTCATGACGCTCATGGTCGTGGCCATCATGCTCGTCCTGTGGAACAGGTCCTTCACGACCACCAAGGAGGCGGCCTTCCAGGAGTTCAGCCGCAGGCAGTCCGTCCTGGTGGAGAACACGGCGAACGCCATCAGGGTCTTCTTCGACGAGATCGCCTGGCATCTGAAGATGACGGCGGCCGAGGACCCGGCCGGCAACCTCGACGAAGAGCGGGCAAGGGCCGATCTGCAGCGCAGGTTCGAAAGACTCAGCTACCTGGGGGTGAACGACATGGGGGTCCTGGACGCCGACGGGATCCTGCGCTACAACGTCAAGGCGCCCGCCATAGAGGGCCGCGACTTCTCCTACCGCCGCTACTTCAGGACGGCCCGCCAAAGGCCGGAGGCCGGCCTGGTGATAAACGAGCTCATCGAGTTCAAGGGCGCGGACGTGGGCAAGAAGGGGGTCATCTTCGCGGTCCCCGTGGTGAGAACGGATGGAGAGGGCGGTGAACGGGAAAGGCGCTTCGGCGGCGTGATCGTCTGCACGCTCAAGGTCGATACGCTGGTGCGCAGGTTCATCGCCCCGCTCAGGCTGTCGGACCGGGGTTTCGTCATGCTCGTCGACGACGAGCTCACCATCCTCTGGTCTCCCGACCCCGCCATGACGGGCCACAAGCTCGCGGGCGTGCGCGAGGGGACCGGCGGCTCCGCTCCCCTTGCATCCGCCATGAGCCGCGACGGGAGCGG harbors:
- a CDS encoding beta-ketoacyl-[acyl-carrier-protein] synthase family protein; this encodes MGEAAVTGVGVVTPLESGRGTGLFWRSLIEGRSAVAPVTLFDASPYGAVAAAQVEGLEGAGADRWFAMMERALDLALRDAGLWGEKGELAGAALVVGTVLGGVLHGERVWREGRREPPPGYSLHSGAKRLAADFGIGGPVTTVSTACASGTDALGLAYRLVADGAVETAVAGGADALCEFALSGFSALGALSPTGVARPFAAGRDGLVLGEGAAFLVLQDGRRAGERGAPVYGRVRGYASRSDANHMTAPDREGRGLARAMEAALAEAGVRRVDYINAHGTGTPYNDAMETRAIKRVFGPAAYDIPVSSVKGAVGHSFGGAGAMEAAICLLAMKDGVLPPTINLDRPDPECDLDYVARGARDRAVRTAMSLSAGFGGQNGVVVFDSGPVHRSPGTKV